A single window of Psychrobacter raelei DNA harbors:
- a CDS encoding type I restriction-modification system subunit M, with amino-acid sequence MTSTQQRAELHRQIWQIANEVRGSVDGWDFKQYVLGTLFYRFISENFAHYIEAGDESVNYAALLDEVITADIKDDAIKTKGYFIYPSQLFANVAANAHRNENLNTDLAAIFKEIESSANGYPSEPDIKGLFADFDTTSNRLGNTVADKNTRLAAVLKGVAGLKLHQFEDSEIDLFGDAYEYLISNYAANAGKSGGEFFTPQSVSKLIAQIAMHKQETVNKIYDPAAGSGSLLLQAKKHFDNHIIEEGFFGQEINHTTYNLARMNMFLHNVNYDKFNIKLGNTLLDPHFGEDRPFDAIVSNPPYSVKWIGSDDPTLINDERFAPAGVLAPKSKADFAFVLHALNYLSSKGRAAIVCFPGIFYRGGAEQKIRQYLVDNNYVETVISLAPNLFFGTSISVNILVLSKHKTEGKTQFIDASKLFKSETNTNVLTDAHIEQIMTLFDTKEDTDYLSASVDNSAIAKNDYNLSVSAYVEAEDTREVIDIKTLNSELKTTVAKIDKLRADIDQIVAEIEA; translated from the coding sequence ATGACAAGTACCCAACAACGTGCGGAACTGCATCGACAAATTTGGCAAATTGCAAACGAGGTTCGTGGCTCAGTCGATGGGTGGGATTTTAAACAGTATGTGTTGGGGACTTTGTTCTACCGCTTTATCAGTGAGAACTTTGCCCATTATATTGAGGCGGGGGATGAGAGCGTTAATTATGCCGCTCTTTTGGATGAGGTGATTACTGCTGATATTAAAGACGATGCGATTAAGACTAAGGGTTATTTCATATACCCAAGTCAGCTGTTTGCTAACGTAGCAGCCAATGCGCATAGAAACGAGAACTTAAATACGGATTTGGCTGCTATTTTTAAAGAGATTGAAAGCTCGGCTAATGGCTACCCGTCTGAGCCTGATATTAAGGGGCTGTTTGCTGATTTTGATACCACCAGTAATCGATTAGGTAATACTGTTGCGGATAAAAATACTCGTTTAGCTGCGGTACTTAAAGGGGTAGCTGGCCTTAAGCTGCATCAGTTTGAGGACAGTGAGATTGATCTATTTGGCGATGCTTATGAGTATCTGATCTCAAACTATGCGGCCAATGCGGGTAAATCAGGCGGTGAGTTCTTCACCCCTCAAAGCGTGTCTAAACTGATTGCTCAAATTGCGATGCATAAACAAGAAACGGTTAATAAAATCTACGATCCAGCTGCAGGCTCTGGCTCTTTATTGCTGCAAGCTAAAAAGCACTTTGATAATCACATCATTGAAGAGGGGTTTTTTGGTCAAGAGATTAACCACACCACCTATAACCTTGCACGTATGAATATGTTTTTACATAACGTGAACTACGACAAATTTAATATCAAGCTTGGTAACACGCTGCTAGATCCGCATTTTGGGGAGGATAGACCCTTTGATGCGATTGTCTCTAACCCACCGTATTCAGTGAAGTGGATTGGTAGTGATGATCCGACCTTAATTAATGATGAGCGTTTTGCGCCAGCGGGCGTATTAGCCCCTAAATCAAAGGCGGACTTTGCTTTTGTGCTTCATGCATTAAATTACTTATCGAGTAAGGGCCGCGCCGCTATTGTCTGCTTCCCTGGGATATTCTATCGCGGCGGTGCTGAACAAAAGATTCGTCAGTATTTGGTAGATAACAACTATGTAGAGACGGTGATCTCCTTAGCACCCAACTTATTCTTTGGAACCAGTATCTCGGTTAATATCTTAGTGCTATCCAAGCACAAAACAGAGGGTAAGACGCAGTTTATTGATGCCAGTAAGCTGTTTAAGTCAGAGACGAATACTAACGTACTGACTGATGCGCATATCGAGCAGATCATGACTTTGTTTGATACTAAAGAAGATACGGATTATTTGTCTGCCAGTGTTGATAACAGCGCTATTGCTAAAAATGACTATAACTTATCGGTAAGTGCTTACGTAGAAGCAGAAGATACGCGTGAGGTTATTGATATTAAGACTTTAAATAGCGAGCTTAAAACGACAGTTGCTAAGATTGATAAGCTGCGTGCTGATATCGATCAAATCGTTGCGGAGATTGAGGCATGA
- a CDS encoding type I restriction endonuclease subunit R, translating to MTDQTKTIAESNNFIVLNKYTKCDQPDGGYQTEDDLERELLKDLQNQGYEFVPGLNSPETMLANVRVQLQTLNEVQFTDAEWQRFVMEYLDNPSDNITDKARKIHDDHIYDFTFDNGHLQNIALLDKKNIPRNKVQVIKQFAQKGTQANRYDVTILVNGLPLVQIELKKRGIAIREAFNQVHRYSKESFNSDNSLYKYLQLFVISNGTDTRYFANTTKRNKNSFDFTMNWARSDNTLIKDLKDFTATFFQKNTLLNVLMHYTVFDVSNTSLVMRPYQIAATERILWKINSAYQAKKWSTLESGGYIWHTTGSGKTLTSFKAARLATSLPFIDKVFFVVDRKDLDYQTMKEYQRFSPDSVNGSDSTAGLKRNLEKDDNKIVVTTIQKLNNLIKGEADLPIYHKQVVFIFDEAHRSQFGEAQKNLKKKFKKYYQFGFTGTPIFPENALGAETTASVFGHELHSYVITDAIRDEKVLKFKVDYNDVRPQFQAIESEQDEKKLTAAENKQLLLHPDRIEEISKYVLKSFRQKTHRLKGSGKGFNAMFAVSSVDAAKAYYEALNELQKDSERPLKIATIFSYAANEEQDAIGDIADEGFEPTAMNSSAKEFLSRAINDYNEMFKTNYGVDSKSFQNYYRDLAGRVIKQDVDLLIVVGMFLTGFDAPTLNTLYVDKNLRYHGLMQAFSRTNRIYDATKTFGNIVTFRDLEQATIDAITLFGDRNTKNVVLEKSYREYLEGFTDIATGKARRGYLEVIKELQQRFPNPDEIVKEADKKDFAKLFGEYLRVENILQNYDEFASLKALQSIDNTDAEAVETFKAEHYLTDEDLAAMQSINVPAEREVQDYRSTYNDIRDWLRREKAAKHQSESSLDWDEVVFEVDLLKSQEINLDYILELIFEHNKNTKDKSALVEEVRRVIRASLGNRAKESLVVDFINKTNLDNIPDKSSIIEAFFNFAQIEQQREAQDMIAAENLNEEAAKRYITASLKREYASENGTELNEVLPKLSPLNPQYLTKKQSVFQKMSAFVEKFKGVGGRV from the coding sequence ATGACTGACCAAACAAAAACCATTGCTGAATCGAATAATTTCATCGTTTTAAATAAATATACCAAGTGCGATCAGCCTGATGGGGGGTATCAGACTGAAGATGATCTAGAGCGTGAACTACTCAAAGACTTACAAAACCAGGGATATGAGTTTGTCCCTGGTTTAAACTCGCCTGAAACGATGCTCGCTAACGTACGTGTACAGCTGCAGACCTTAAATGAGGTGCAGTTTACAGATGCTGAGTGGCAGCGCTTTGTAATGGAGTATCTTGATAATCCGAGCGATAACATCACGGACAAAGCTCGAAAGATTCATGATGACCATATCTATGACTTTACCTTTGATAATGGACACCTGCAGAACATTGCCCTGCTGGACAAAAAAAACATCCCACGTAACAAAGTACAGGTCATTAAACAGTTTGCTCAAAAAGGCACACAGGCCAATCGCTATGATGTGACTATTTTGGTCAATGGCTTGCCCTTGGTGCAAATTGAGCTTAAAAAACGTGGTATTGCCATTCGTGAAGCATTTAACCAAGTACATCGTTATAGCAAAGAGAGCTTTAACTCCGATAACTCTTTATATAAATATCTACAGCTGTTTGTGATCTCAAACGGCACCGATACCCGCTATTTTGCCAATACCACCAAGCGCAATAAAAACAGCTTTGATTTCACCATGAACTGGGCGAGATCAGATAACACCCTAATCAAAGATCTAAAAGATTTTACCGCGACATTCTTTCAAAAAAATACCCTACTAAACGTGCTGATGCATTACACCGTCTTTGATGTGAGTAACACCTCATTAGTGATGCGTCCGTATCAGATTGCTGCTACTGAGCGCATCTTATGGAAAATAAACAGTGCTTATCAAGCCAAGAAGTGGAGCACTCTTGAGAGTGGCGGCTATATTTGGCATACCACAGGCTCAGGTAAGACTTTAACCAGCTTTAAAGCTGCCCGCTTAGCAACTTCGCTACCTTTTATTGATAAGGTGTTTTTTGTGGTGGATCGTAAGGATCTTGATTATCAAACCATGAAAGAGTACCAGCGCTTCTCCCCTGATAGCGTTAATGGCTCCGACAGTACCGCAGGACTCAAGCGTAATCTTGAAAAAGATGATAATAAAATTGTTGTCACCACCATTCAAAAGCTAAATAACCTGATCAAAGGTGAGGCTGACTTACCCATTTATCATAAACAAGTGGTGTTTATCTTTGATGAGGCACACCGTAGCCAGTTTGGTGAAGCCCAAAAGAACTTAAAGAAGAAATTTAAAAAATACTACCAGTTTGGTTTTACAGGCACTCCTATCTTCCCAGAAAACGCCTTGGGTGCAGAGACAACTGCCAGTGTGTTTGGCCATGAACTGCATTCATACGTTATCACTGATGCCATTCGTGATGAGAAGGTGTTGAAGTTCAAGGTGGACTACAATGATGTACGCCCGCAGTTTCAAGCCATTGAAAGCGAGCAAGATGAGAAGAAACTCACAGCTGCTGAAAACAAGCAGCTATTATTACACCCTGATCGTATTGAAGAGATCTCAAAGTACGTTTTAAAAAGCTTTAGGCAAAAAACCCATCGCTTAAAAGGAAGTGGTAAAGGTTTTAATGCCATGTTTGCTGTTAGTAGTGTGGACGCAGCAAAGGCTTACTATGAAGCCTTGAATGAGCTACAAAAGGACAGCGAGAGGCCCTTAAAGATTGCCACTATCTTTTCTTATGCAGCCAATGAAGAACAAGATGCAATCGGTGATATTGCCGACGAAGGCTTTGAGCCTACCGCCATGAATAGCAGTGCTAAAGAATTTTTAAGCCGTGCTATTAATGATTACAACGAGATGTTTAAGACCAATTACGGCGTAGACAGTAAGTCTTTTCAAAACTACTACCGTGATCTTGCAGGACGCGTTATTAAGCAGGATGTGGACTTACTGATTGTTGTCGGTATGTTCCTCACAGGTTTTGATGCGCCAACCTTAAACACGCTCTATGTTGATAAAAACCTTCGTTATCACGGGCTGATGCAAGCGTTCTCACGTACTAACCGCATTTATGATGCCACTAAGACCTTTGGTAATATCGTGACGTTTCGTGACTTAGAGCAAGCGACCATTGATGCCATCACCTTGTTTGGTGATAGAAATACTAAGAACGTCGTGTTAGAAAAAAGCTATAGGGAGTATCTAGAAGGCTTTACCGATATTGCGACAGGCAAAGCACGACGTGGCTATTTGGAGGTGATTAAAGAGCTGCAGCAACGCTTTCCTAACCCTGATGAGATTGTCAAAGAGGCGGACAAAAAGGACTTTGCTAAGTTATTTGGCGAGTACTTACGTGTCGAGAACATCTTACAAAACTATGATGAGTTCGCGAGCCTAAAAGCGCTTCAAAGCATAGATAATACTGATGCTGAGGCAGTTGAGACATTCAAAGCTGAGCACTATTTGACGGATGAAGATCTTGCTGCCATGCAAAGCATCAATGTACCTGCTGAACGAGAAGTACAAGACTATCGATCAACGTATAACGACATACGTGATTGGCTGCGCCGTGAAAAAGCAGCCAAGCATCAAAGCGAGTCCTCGCTTGACTGGGATGAAGTGGTTTTTGAGGTGGATCTTCTTAAGTCTCAAGAGATTAACCTTGATTACATCCTTGAGCTGATTTTTGAGCATAATAAGAATACCAAGGATAAGTCCGCCTTGGTCGAAGAAGTACGTCGTGTAATTAGAGCCAGCCTTGGTAATCGCGCTAAAGAAAGTCTGGTGGTAGATTTCATCAATAAAACCAACTTGGACAATATTCCTGATAAATCTAGTATTATTGAGGCCTTCTTTAATTTTGCTCAAATAGAACAACAGCGTGAAGCTCAGGATATGATTGCTGCTGAAAACCTTAATGAAGAGGCAGCTAAGCGTTATATAACCGCATCTTTAAAGCGTGAGTACGCCAGTGAGAATGGTACGGAGCTAAATGAGGTCTTACCTAAGCTAAGTCCTCTTAATCCTCAGTATCTAACTAAGAAGCAAAGTGTTTTTCAGAAGATGTCGGCTTTTGTTGAGAAGTTTAAAGGTGTTGGGGGGAGGGTGTGA
- a CDS encoding CinA family protein, whose amino-acid sequence MPNSCAKLLADKQLTVIFIESATAGYLAHRFSLTPYSGDVLMGSLVCYDVRIKQSMLNISSHLIDKYTPESSEVTEELVNKTKEIIKADIYVACTGLLKSGGSETQEKPVGTFFYCISYKDEIHNFRSVCQGPPKQKLRTINSLICKSVIDVVSQP is encoded by the coding sequence ATGCCTAATAGTTGTGCAAAGTTGTTAGCAGATAAGCAGCTGACTGTGATCTTTATTGAAAGTGCTACGGCAGGCTATCTTGCACATCGCTTCTCTTTAACACCTTATTCAGGCGATGTACTAATGGGCAGCTTGGTGTGTTATGACGTGAGAATAAAACAAAGTATGCTAAATATATCAAGTCACCTTATTGATAAGTATACGCCTGAATCTTCTGAAGTAACTGAGGAGTTAGTGAATAAAACTAAAGAAATCATCAAGGCAGATATATATGTCGCCTGTACAGGATTGTTAAAGTCCGGTGGTTCTGAAACACAGGAGAAACCGGTAGGTACGTTTTTTTATTGTATTAGTTATAAAGATGAGATTCATAATTTTCGTAGTGTTTGCCAAGGTCCGCCTAAACAAAAGCTTCGCACCATTAATAGCCTGATTTGTAAGAGTGTTATTGATGTTGTAAGTCAGCCCTAA
- a CDS encoding CsbD family protein — protein MNSETLKGEWNQLKGSVKQKWAELTDDDLTHIEGSRDKLVGRLQERSGRTKEEVEREVDDWRRENDY, from the coding sequence ATGAACAGTGAAACCTTAAAAGGTGAATGGAACCAACTTAAAGGTAGTGTTAAGCAGAAGTGGGCAGAACTAACTGACGATGATTTGACTCATATCGAAGGTAGCCGCGATAAGTTGGTAGGACGATTACAAGAACGTTCTGGCCGAACTAAAGAAGAGGTGGAACGTGAGGTTGATGATTGGCGTCGTGAGAACGACTACTAG
- a CDS encoding DUF421 domain-containing protein, which produces MDWANIFILDTTWAFAAEIAVRVTVMFIMIILFLRFTGKRGVRQLSIFELTIILSLGSIAGDPMFTKDLPLIQALLIMSIVICLYRLCTWLMMKYQPFEDLLEGTSLYIVEDGLLVLEKIEGGEMSHDEFFSEMRMQGVEHLGQVRVGLLETTGDFSLLLYPHDQVRYGLPLFPKQYKLVDQINADEYYACMYCGYVDKPLKVDQPCGRCQNKCIGWAKAINNKIVR; this is translated from the coding sequence ATGGATTGGGCCAATATATTTATTCTCGATACGACGTGGGCATTTGCTGCTGAAATTGCTGTGCGTGTCACTGTGATGTTTATCATGATCATTTTATTTCTACGGTTCACTGGGAAGCGTGGTGTTAGGCAGCTCTCTATATTCGAGTTAACTATCATTTTATCATTAGGGTCCATCGCAGGGGACCCTATGTTTACTAAGGATTTACCATTAATTCAGGCATTGCTTATTATGAGCATTGTAATATGTCTCTATCGATTATGTACTTGGCTTATGATGAAATACCAGCCATTTGAAGACCTTTTAGAAGGTACTTCGCTTTATATCGTAGAAGATGGTCTATTGGTCCTTGAGAAAATTGAAGGAGGTGAGATGTCACATGATGAATTTTTTTCTGAAATGCGTATGCAAGGTGTTGAACATTTAGGTCAAGTTCGAGTTGGTCTGTTAGAGACCACTGGAGATTTTAGCCTATTATTATACCCTCACGACCAGGTACGTTATGGTTTACCACTTTTTCCTAAGCAATATAAATTAGTCGATCAGATAAATGCCGATGAGTATTATGCTTGCATGTATTGCGGCTATGTTGATAAACCTTTGAAGGTAGATCAACCCTGTGGGCGATGTCAGAATAAGTGCATAGGATGGGCTAAAGCCATTAATAACAAGATTGTAAGGTAA
- a CDS encoding restriction endonuclease subunit S, whose protein sequence is MSELSYMEKLLDGVEVEWKLLEEVGKFQRGKRFVKKDMISEGFPCIHYGEMYTHYDIWANTSKSFVDKDLASKLRVAECGDVVIVAAGETIEDIGRGTAWLGESSVVIHDACFSYKSPLNPKYVSYFLRTKMFQDQIKPYISSGKISAINAKGLGKAKIPIPPLNVQAEIVRILDTFTELTAELTAELTARQQQYAYYRDELLTFEEGEVEWKELSELTLSTSNIKWSDTDSVYRYIDLSSVSRENNKITETTEITAENAPSRAKKLVEKDDVIFATTRPTQQRICLIDDEYSGGVVSTGYCVLRANPSAVIPKWIYFYLSSSNFKTYLEDVQSGSAYPAVSDAKVKSFKIPIPPISEQKRIVSILDKFDALTTSLTEGLPREIELRQQQYEYYRDLLLSFPKPEVASHD, encoded by the coding sequence ATGAGTGAGCTAAGTTATATGGAAAAGCTACTTGATGGGGTTGAGGTTGAGTGGAAGTTGCTGGAAGAGGTTGGAAAATTTCAAAGAGGTAAAAGGTTTGTAAAAAAAGATATGATTTCAGAAGGGTTTCCATGTATCCATTATGGAGAGATGTACACTCATTATGATATTTGGGCCAATACATCTAAATCGTTTGTTGATAAAGACTTAGCCTCTAAATTAAGAGTTGCGGAATGTGGCGATGTGGTGATTGTTGCAGCAGGAGAAACTATTGAGGATATTGGGAGAGGAACAGCGTGGTTGGGAGAGTCAAGTGTTGTAATTCATGATGCTTGCTTTTCATATAAAAGCCCACTAAATCCAAAGTACGTATCTTACTTCTTGAGAACTAAAATGTTTCAAGATCAGATTAAGCCATATATTTCTTCAGGAAAGATTTCGGCAATAAATGCTAAAGGTCTAGGTAAAGCAAAAATACCCATACCACCGCTCAACGTTCAAGCCGAAATCGTCCGAATTTTAGACACATTTACCGAACTTACAGCAGAACTTACAGCAGAACTTACAGCACGTCAGCAGCAGTATGCGTACTATCGTGATGAGTTACTGACGTTTGAAGAGGGTGAGGTTGAGTGGAAGGAATTAAGTGAGTTGACTCTATCAACAAGCAATATTAAATGGAGCGATACAGACTCAGTCTATCGATACATTGACCTTTCGTCTGTGAGTCGTGAAAATAACAAAATTACTGAAACCACGGAAATAACAGCTGAAAATGCTCCAAGCAGAGCAAAAAAGTTGGTTGAAAAGGATGATGTCATTTTTGCAACAACTAGACCAACCCAGCAAAGAATCTGCTTGATTGACGATGAGTACTCCGGTGGGGTCGTTAGTACAGGATACTGCGTCTTAAGAGCGAACCCTAGTGCTGTAATTCCAAAATGGATTTATTTTTACTTATCCTCATCTAACTTTAAAACCTATCTTGAGGATGTTCAAAGTGGATCCGCTTATCCTGCGGTTTCTGATGCCAAAGTGAAGAGCTTTAAAATCCCAATCCCGCCAATTTCTGAGCAAAAACGTATCGTCTCTATTCTCGATAAATTCGACGCCTTAACCACATCGCTGACCGAAGGCTTGCCGCGTGAAATAGAGCTACGTCAGCAGCAATATGAATATTACCGTGACCTGCTGTTAAGCTTCCCCAAGCCTGAGGTAGCATCTCATGACTGA
- a CDS encoding MobA/MobL family protein produces MTMVHIATKAISRKAGQSAVACAAYRAGDVLEDAKYGKVHDYSKKNGVMSSDIVMPASLRKGYVKIDREILWNTAEAFEARSDSRVAREWLINLPYELPEDERHALALEFAQKLCDDMNVIADVCLHRPVMKLPFDPNAKPSSKRLREGEQNPDPRNFHAHIMVTTRAPVIEPDGRLAFDPKFKIPFEWSNKKRKQNDLPSSREEIKRIRKLWVDTANQRLKQRNLPLMDERSYKDQGLDQQPTIKMGVEATAMERRGIATEKGETNRKIQARNHAVLEQRREDERRIKQYRDGLAWATDQNERLSGLIADTERRADSTKRCIEDAKSGTAWATKRCENLPNRIDDADKANHKAQQRIDLSKRWVTANSKRAADSESIAQSIHQDATKRARPAPTPFDDKARRARAALLDQQQGRIDRETRRATYEDKRRSERAEQLKLRLAHKLLTATQPDNCLRSGWNEDPNDYPDKYDYRQIEVIKDFVTSLNLQSKDFRDNLIAVKNKIDERFITNNKDLIHLVNHPKQEREQYNERLTAWFEFKEDIDQKRADFNQSIIPKLGGSAGEVGSMTRDIISSFDYIRGLDHFISDDKQTIEARELAKSHRSDTLNSTCQQFKYAYSDVVKLPSGQRESYINALNSTVEVFKNIYGSQLLDEQNKAIEAGLRAFNNDLQRSHRPSRGFGR; encoded by the coding sequence ATGACTATGGTGCATATTGCGACTAAAGCAATTTCTAGAAAAGCAGGACAGTCCGCTGTGGCCTGTGCCGCATATCGCGCTGGTGATGTTTTAGAGGATGCTAAGTATGGCAAGGTTCATGATTACTCTAAAAAAAATGGGGTAATGAGCAGTGATATTGTGATGCCTGCTTCGTTAAGAAAAGGGTATGTCAAGATTGATCGCGAGATACTTTGGAATACTGCTGAAGCATTTGAGGCAAGATCTGATAGCCGTGTGGCGCGTGAGTGGTTGATTAATTTGCCTTATGAGCTACCTGAAGATGAGCGTCATGCGCTTGCTCTAGAGTTTGCACAAAAGCTGTGTGATGACATGAATGTGATTGCCGATGTGTGTCTGCATCGCCCTGTGATGAAGCTGCCCTTTGATCCTAATGCCAAGCCCAGCTCTAAGCGGCTGCGTGAAGGGGAGCAAAACCCTGACCCGCGTAATTTTCATGCCCATATTATGGTGACGACGCGCGCGCCAGTGATTGAGCCGGATGGTAGGTTGGCATTTGACCCTAAATTTAAAATCCCTTTTGAGTGGTCTAATAAAAAGCGTAAACAAAATGACCTCCCCTCCTCAAGGGAGGAGATTAAGCGTATTCGTAAGCTTTGGGTGGACACTGCCAATCAAAGACTTAAACAGCGTAATTTACCGCTTATGGATGAGCGTAGTTATAAGGACCAAGGACTTGATCAACAGCCCACCATTAAGATGGGAGTTGAGGCAACTGCCATGGAGCGCCGAGGTATTGCTACCGAAAAGGGAGAAACTAACCGTAAGATTCAAGCACGCAATCACGCCGTGTTAGAGCAAAGGAGAGAAGATGAGCGACGAATTAAACAATATCGAGACGGACTTGCTTGGGCAACTGATCAAAATGAGAGATTATCTGGACTCATTGCAGACACAGAACGACGAGCTGATAGCACAAAACGATGCATTGAAGACGCAAAATCAGGCACTGCTTGGGCAACTAAGCGATGCGAAAACTTACCAAATAGAATTGATGACGCAGACAAAGCAAACCATAAAGCACAACAAAGAATTGATCTCTCAAAACGCTGGGTTACTGCAAACTCAAAAAGAGCTGCAGACAGCGAATCAATCGCTCAGAGCATCCATCAAGACGCTACAAAGCGAGCAAGACCTGCCCCAACCCCGTTCGATGACAAAGCGCGACGAGCAAGAGCTGCTCTACTTGATCAGCAGCAAGGACGAATTGATAGAGAAACTAGAAGAGCAACTTATGAAGATAAGAGAAGATCTGAACGTGCTGAACAGCTTAAGCTAAGACTTGCTCATAAATTACTCACGGCCACCCAACCCGATAATTGTTTGAGATCTGGCTGGAATGAGGACCCTAATGATTACCCTGATAAATATGACTATAGACAAATTGAGGTGATTAAAGACTTTGTGACATCACTTAATCTTCAAAGTAAGGATTTTAGAGACAATTTGATAGCGGTTAAAAACAAGATTGATGAGCGCTTTATTACCAACAACAAGGACCTTATCCACCTGGTTAATCATCCTAAGCAGGAGCGTGAGCAGTATAACGAGCGTTTAACGGCGTGGTTTGAATTTAAAGAAGATATTGACCAAAAAAGAGCTGATTTCAACCAAAGCATTATTCCTAAATTAGGCGGTAGCGCCGGAGAGGTGGGTAGTATGACCCGAGATATCATTTCATCATTTGACTACATTCGAGGGTTAGATCATTTTATTTCTGATGACAAACAAACCATAGAGGCCAGAGAATTAGCTAAATCTCATAGATCAGATACGCTTAATAGTACTTGCCAACAATTCAAGTATGCCTACTCTGATGTGGTCAAACTGCCTAGTGGTCAGCGAGAGAGTTATATAAACGCTCTAAATTCGACTGTAGAGGTGTTTAAAAATATTTATGGTAGTCAGTTACTAGATGAACAAAACAAAGCCATAGAGGCCGGTTTACGTGCGTTTAATAACGATTTACAACGATCTCATAGACCTTCAAGAGGTTTTGGTCGATAA
- a CDS encoding replication initiation protein, producing the protein MTTVVTSTNNKNPLAVMHNDLVRASYDMTVNELRLLLIVLSQMPKSENEEFDPNQPCYVTKEDFVRLGVEPKNVVREIRTACKLMRKKEFRIDTPVGELIYPIFDSVLNVKDEVYKKLKDKYPNSKYDEEFIRELRLYNLLDVLDIVANSDANIVVRMVIHREVVPYLVKLRKNFTKLYLDEFFTFSSSYSFRIYFMMMQFRDEKKAKWWCKISLKDLRNALMLEDKYKANKDLKKWVIEAAIDEINNKSPIEASYELEMTGKKYTHLILKYQLKDKKKSKSIDVFESAEITSIKRLTDKQLARAVHSKKFIADYNGLIAAQNPANQSSGAWISHMVEWVKKDPKRFTKRPMQEYLDDEQAPRF; encoded by the coding sequence ATGACTACCGTTGTTACTTCTACAAATAATAAAAATCCGTTGGCTGTTATGCACAATGACTTAGTACGTGCGTCATACGATATGACAGTAAACGAATTACGTTTATTGCTTATTGTTTTGTCGCAAATGCCGAAATCAGAAAATGAAGAGTTTGATCCTAATCAGCCCTGCTATGTGACAAAAGAGGATTTTGTTCGCCTTGGCGTTGAGCCGAAAAACGTAGTTCGTGAGATTAGAACAGCTTGTAAATTAATGCGTAAAAAAGAGTTTAGGATTGATACTCCAGTTGGAGAGCTAATTTACCCTATCTTTGATAGTGTTCTGAATGTTAAAGACGAAGTGTATAAAAAGCTAAAAGACAAATATCCCAATTCCAAATACGATGAAGAGTTTATAAGAGAATTAAGGCTATATAACTTGTTAGATGTCTTAGATATTGTGGCTAATAGTGATGCTAATATCGTTGTACGCATGGTCATACATCGGGAAGTTGTACCTTACCTCGTTAAGCTACGTAAAAACTTTACAAAGCTATATCTTGATGAATTTTTTACTTTTAGTAGTTCTTATAGCTTCAGAATATATTTTATGATGATGCAATTTAGAGATGAGAAAAAGGCCAAGTGGTGGTGTAAAATCAGTCTTAAAGATTTGCGCAATGCTTTAATGCTGGAGGATAAATACAAGGCGAACAAAGACCTTAAAAAATGGGTTATAGAGGCAGCAATAGATGAAATTAATAATAAGTCACCAATTGAAGCATCTTACGAACTAGAAATGACAGGAAAAAAATATACCCACCTTATCTTAAAATATCAGCTAAAAGACAAAAAGAAGAGCAAATCAATTGATGTTTTTGAGAGTGCTGAAATAACATCTATCAAACGTTTGACTGATAAACAACTGGCTAGAGCAGTACATAGCAAGAAGTTTATTGCAGATTATAACGGCCTAATAGCAGCTCAGAACCCTGCTAACCAATCAAGTGGCGCTTGGATCAGCCACATGGTTGAATGGGTTAAAAAAGATCCTAAACGCTTTACCAAACGTCCTATGCAAGAGTATTTGGACGATGAACAAGCGCCTAGATTCTGA